The following proteins are encoded in a genomic region of Bacteroidales bacterium:
- a CDS encoding iron ABC transporter permease, with product MTPVSATYQIHPHNTTFKLLLLSLLVLVFFVLNIVVGSVMIPPGEIVRILMGHSATHPAWEGIVLSARLPQALTAMFAGAALGIAGLIMQTLFRNPLAGPSVLGISSGASLGVAVMMLFITMPAGKFISISHVTGNFGVVVAAFAGAFGVLLLIMALAARFRSPATILIIGIMIAYAVTAIVGILQFYSLKEDLQAFVIWGLGSFANVSWQQLTFFIPLLIIGIVLALLMIKSLNALLLGENYARNLGVNTRRISLLAIFTSGLLIAVVTAYCGPIAFLGLAVPHFSRALLRSSDHLLVMPGTLLSGMALALFCNLIARLPGFDGALPINAITSLIGAPVVVWIILRRNSISVSQ from the coding sequence ATGACGCCCGTTTCCGCTACATATCAGATTCATCCGCACAATACTACTTTCAAGCTGCTGTTGCTAAGCCTGCTCGTTCTCGTTTTTTTTGTGCTGAATATCGTCGTTGGATCGGTGATGATACCGCCGGGCGAAATTGTGCGAATATTAATGGGACATTCCGCCACGCATCCGGCCTGGGAGGGAATTGTTCTGAGTGCGCGGTTGCCACAGGCACTCACGGCTATGTTTGCCGGCGCTGCTTTGGGAATAGCCGGATTAATCATGCAAACACTTTTTCGCAATCCGCTGGCAGGCCCGTCGGTGCTTGGGATAAGTTCCGGTGCCAGTCTGGGCGTAGCTGTGATGATGCTCTTTATTACGATGCCCGCCGGCAAGTTTATCTCCATCAGCCACGTCACGGGAAACTTCGGCGTGGTGGTAGCTGCCTTTGCAGGGGCTTTTGGTGTGTTGCTGCTCATCATGGCTTTGGCCGCCCGCTTTCGCAGTCCGGCCACTATTCTCATCATCGGCATTATGATCGCCTATGCCGTTACGGCCATCGTGGGCATTTTGCAGTTTTATAGTCTAAAAGAAGATTTGCAGGCCTTTGTGATCTGGGGTCTGGGCAGCTTTGCCAACGTTTCGTGGCAGCAACTTACTTTCTTTATTCCTTTATTAATAATAGGAATTGTGTTGGCTTTGCTAATGATAAAATCGCTCAATGCCCTGCTGCTCGGCGAAAACTACGCTCGCAACCTGGGCGTCAATACCCGCCGTATTTCGCTGCTTGCAATTTTCACTTCCGGGCTGCTGATTGCTGTTGTTACGGCTTATTGCGGCCCGATAGCTTTTCTGGGGCTTGCAGTTCCACATTTCAGTCGTGCATTGTTGCGTTCCTCCGACCACCTGCTGGTGATGCCCGGTACACTGCTTTCGGGCATGGCGCTAGCCTTGTTTTGTAATCTCATCGCGCGTCTTCCGGGTTTTGACGGCGCGCTGCCCATAAATGCTATCACTTCACTCATCGGCGCACCAGTGGTGGTTTGGATCATTCTGCGCCGTAACTCAATTTCCGTTTCACAATGA
- a CDS encoding ABC transporter substrate-binding protein: MSFVIWNLINSFRKISLSLLLLLLLAGCGDEQSKDSFTEFTAVGAATINPVIATGFRITNGENEQLLEIFTPADTLHPVARFYLVDSVHAANRYADGATLVVPLQRMVCLSATHLSLLDALDKMETLVGVAGADYVVSEKFKERLANGKIKEIGIAGRYQLETLMELSPQIVMVSPQAGQAYEPLTNAGLTVVPNGDFLENHPLGRAEWIKMMGALTGTEKRSVSIFDSISHSYNFLKKLAANAPDRPTVLAGKQYGGFWNLPGGNSYVAQMLLDAGAHYLWSDDKNSGGLMLDFEAVYNRGLSADYWRLLVYSDTIYTYDLLEREDQRYKNFVAFKKQQVLVCNTRATAYYQQGLLQPHILLADYIHIFHPELLPDHKNEYYHLMP; the protein is encoded by the coding sequence TTGTCATTTGTCATTTGGAACCTTATTAATAGCTTTCGCAAAATATCGCTGTCACTGCTTTTGCTGCTTTTGCTGGCAGGTTGTGGTGATGAACAATCCAAAGATTCTTTTACTGAATTTACTGCCGTCGGCGCGGCTACAATCAATCCGGTGATAGCCACAGGTTTTCGTATCACGAACGGGGAAAATGAGCAGTTGCTCGAAATATTTACTCCCGCCGACACGCTGCATCCTGTGGCGCGGTTTTATCTGGTGGATAGTGTCCATGCCGCCAATCGTTATGCTGACGGTGCAACGTTGGTGGTGCCGCTGCAGCGAATGGTTTGTCTTTCGGCTACCCATCTCTCGTTGCTCGACGCGCTGGATAAGATGGAAACGCTTGTAGGAGTGGCTGGTGCCGATTATGTGGTTTCTGAAAAGTTTAAAGAGCGATTGGCTAATGGGAAAATCAAAGAGATCGGTATTGCTGGTCGTTATCAGCTCGAAACGTTGATGGAGCTGTCGCCACAAATTGTAATGGTGTCGCCGCAGGCAGGGCAGGCTTATGAGCCGCTAACCAACGCCGGGCTAACGGTGGTTCCTAATGGCGACTTTCTGGAAAACCATCCGCTGGGACGTGCCGAATGGATTAAGATGATGGGCGCTCTTACCGGCACAGAAAAACGCTCCGTTTCTATTTTTGATTCAATAAGCCATTCTTATAATTTTTTGAAAAAACTTGCTGCCAATGCCCCAGATCGGCCCACAGTACTTGCCGGAAAACAATACGGTGGTTTCTGGAATCTCCCCGGTGGCAATAGTTATGTGGCGCAAATGCTGCTCGATGCCGGTGCGCACTACCTCTGGAGCGACGACAAAAATTCCGGCGGCCTGATGCTCGATTTCGAGGCGGTTTACAACAGAGGCCTCAGCGCTGACTATTGGCGCTTGCTTGTTTATTCTGATACCATTTACACCTACGATTTGCTTGAACGCGAAGATCAGCGTTACAAAAATTTTGTGGCCTTCAAAAAACAGCAGGTGCTGGTGTGCAATACCCGTGCGACGGCTTATTACCAACAAGGGCTTTTGCAGCCCCACATTCTGCTGGCCGACTACATCCACATCTTTCATCCTGAGCTGCTTCCCGATCACAAAAATGAATACTATCATCTGATGCCATGA
- a CDS encoding co-chaperone GroES family protein, with amino-acid sequence MAKSVDISRLIVVGDRVLIKPKSQTNKSRGGLYLPAGYTEKEEVQSGYVIRTGPGYPIPTPAEDTDEPWKHTGEKTRYIPLQAKEGDLAIFMQKGAVEIVYHGEKYFIVPQHSILLLERDEELFD; translated from the coding sequence ATGGCAAAGAGTGTTGATATTAGCCGGCTCATCGTGGTTGGCGACCGGGTGTTGATAAAACCTAAATCGCAGACCAACAAGTCGCGCGGCGGCCTTTACCTCCCGGCGGGTTACACCGAGAAGGAGGAGGTACAAAGCGGCTACGTCATTCGCACCGGTCCGGGCTATCCCATTCCAACGCCTGCCGAGGATACCGACGAACCCTGGAAGCATACCGGCGAAAAAACCCGTTACATCCCGTTGCAGGCCAAAGAAGGCGACCTGGCTATTTTTATGCAAAAAGGCGCTGTAGAGATCGTGTACCATGGCGAAAAGTATTTCATCGTCCCACAACATTCCATCCTGCTGCTCGAACGCGACGAAGAGTTGTTCGATTGA
- a CDS encoding histidine kinase, which produces MFDEKRLQFLIDLSSYKPRYVFIRLLIITVVSIILIHVSQLLADEPPIHDKLQTLAYFIAAIAFNSIMELNLLLMRILNRIERYKWNIYLQAISVIGLSMLLIFVWFQIARKVFGDENILDHGITQIVLITGLLILIIHLLIIIITHLGKEWINNRKEIDELKQAKLISDYNSLKDRLNPHFMFNNLSVLKSMIRFNPHEAETFTQNFTNVYRYVLKSHEEKTVSLQEELRFIESYIALHKERIGEGLQVVIDVDEALLQRAILPMSLQLLVENAIKHNIANKQNPLKIEIVAGQQSLFVKNNRNHKASTYSTNTGLQTLQSQYKLIADEQIKIEAPPEYYKVTLPLL; this is translated from the coding sequence ATGTTTGATGAAAAACGACTTCAGTTTTTAATCGACCTGAGCTCATACAAGCCGCGGTATGTCTTCATCAGGCTATTGATCATCACTGTGGTTTCGATTATCCTGATTCACGTTTCCCAACTGCTGGCCGATGAGCCTCCGATTCACGACAAATTACAGACACTCGCCTATTTTATTGCTGCAATTGCATTCAACAGCATTATGGAGCTCAACCTTTTGCTAATGCGCATACTCAACCGAATCGAACGCTATAAATGGAACATTTACCTGCAGGCCATTAGCGTCATTGGGCTTTCGATGTTATTGATATTTGTTTGGTTTCAAATTGCACGAAAAGTTTTTGGTGATGAAAATATTTTGGATCATGGCATCACCCAAATTGTACTGATTACAGGCCTTTTGATTCTAATAATCCATTTACTCATCATCATTATAACCCATCTTGGAAAAGAGTGGATTAACAACCGCAAAGAAATCGACGAGCTGAAACAGGCCAAATTAATAAGCGATTACAACTCATTAAAAGACCGGCTCAATCCACATTTTATGTTCAACAACCTGAGTGTCTTAAAATCGATGATCCGCTTTAACCCGCACGAAGCCGAAACTTTCACACAAAATTTCACCAATGTTTACCGCTATGTGTTGAAGAGCCACGAAGAAAAAACCGTGAGCCTGCAGGAGGAGCTGCGATTTATCGAGTCGTACATTGCTCTGCACAAAGAGCGCATCGGTGAGGGTTTGCAAGTTGTAATAGATGTGGATGAAGCCCTACTACAACGGGCAATCCTGCCCATGAGCCTCCAGCTATTGGTCGAAAACGCCATCAAACACAACATCGCTAACAAGCAGAATCCGCTGAAAATTGAAATAGTTGCCGGCCAGCAAAGCCTTTTCGTAAAAAACAACCGCAACCACAAAGCCAGCACTTATTCAACAAATACCGGATTGCAAACCCTGCAAAGCCAATACAAACTCATCGCCGACGAGCAGATCAAAATAGAAGCCCCGCCCGAATACTATAAAGTTACCCTGCCTTTGTTGTAA
- a CDS encoding LytTR family DNA-binding domain-containing protein has protein sequence MNNNSEPAIRVLIVEDEAPNSRMLRELIDELRPHWKVEAILESVLESVTWLKSNSAPDIILMDIQLSDGICFSIFDQVALPPSCRIIFTTAYDEYAIRAFKVNSIDYLLKPIEKTELEAAIIKYEELLSEFQSGRSEAFHVQEKYDQLVKNILSGKKEYRTRFLVAGVNTWQTIETKTIAYIYSENKLTFAVDFNGEEYTLDYTLEQLESELNPVEFYRANRKTILHIDAVVKIYNDLGGKLKVATKPAPDFEIPVSRLKATEFKIWMGK, from the coding sequence ATGAATAATAATTCCGAACCTGCCATCAGGGTTTTAATAGTAGAGGACGAAGCGCCTAACAGTCGCATGTTGCGTGAATTGATTGATGAATTGCGTCCGCATTGGAAGGTAGAAGCCATACTCGAAAGTGTGCTGGAGAGCGTGACCTGGTTAAAATCAAATTCAGCCCCCGACATCATCCTCATGGATATCCAGCTTTCCGATGGCATTTGTTTTTCTATTTTCGATCAGGTGGCACTGCCGCCGTCGTGCCGGATTATTTTTACCACTGCTTACGACGAATATGCCATCCGGGCATTTAAAGTGAACAGCATCGACTATCTGCTGAAACCCATCGAAAAAACCGAACTTGAGGCAGCCATTATAAAGTACGAAGAGCTTTTATCGGAATTTCAATCCGGGAGAAGTGAGGCTTTTCATGTTCAGGAGAAATACGACCAGCTTGTCAAAAATATCCTTTCCGGAAAAAAAGAATACCGCACACGATTTCTGGTTGCCGGAGTCAACACCTGGCAAACCATCGAAACCAAAACGATAGCCTACATCTACAGCGAAAATAAGCTCACCTTTGCCGTCGATTTTAATGGCGAAGAATACACTTTGGATTACACCCTGGAGCAGTTGGAATCAGAGTTGAACCCGGTGGAGTTTTACAGGGCAAATCGCAAAACCATTCTCCACATCGATGCTGTAGTAAAGATTTATAATGACCTGGGCGGAAAGTTAAAAGTAGCGACGAAGCCTGCGCCTGATTTTGAAATACCGGTAAGCCGCCTAAAGGCCACTGAGTTTAAAATTTGGATGGGGAAATAA
- a CDS encoding TolC family protein, with translation MKNTTSILLVFLLFLSNFLIAQQTLVLSREECRTMAIENSETLKIADETIYKAQGERMAAKAARFPHISLTGTGLYSKQEIHEELILPTLVLDPLAGGLVPNVAINPFTGKPLIGPDGNPVFNLYGYLPLDITMYGTALANLAAEQPIYTGGKIAAGNRMASIGENMAGKNRMLQQAELIYATDQAYYQYLSVKEKVKLAEDYKKLLEELATVVEGSYDIGMVSRNELLKVQVKYNEAALQAQKAKTGLALSQMALCRIIGVDLNTQLQIHDSITNVRFNSDSLIDVRAGNRLEYQLMQSQVDMAEQNIKMVRGEYLPTVGVSVGYNYLVMGLKDMDNYDQHGINALASVNIPIITFGERKGKIKSAKADYNTKQLELQQATNYLQLEIEQARLNYADAWARVEMAHTALEQVNENMRISDDNYQVGMETIVNVLEAKAEWQNAYSNKIDALTNFKIHESNFLRVSNRLVCDE, from the coding sequence ATGAAAAACACAACCTCAATACTGCTTGTCTTCCTGCTATTTTTATCCAATTTTTTGATAGCACAGCAAACGCTGGTGCTGAGCCGGGAAGAATGCAGGACAATGGCCATCGAAAATAGTGAAACACTGAAGATTGCCGACGAAACAATTTACAAAGCACAAGGTGAGAGAATGGCTGCAAAAGCGGCGCGTTTTCCTCACATTTCGCTCACTGGTACAGGCTTGTATTCAAAGCAGGAAATTCACGAAGAGCTTATACTGCCTACTTTGGTTTTAGACCCGTTGGCCGGCGGGCTGGTGCCCAATGTTGCTATCAATCCATTTACCGGCAAGCCTCTCATTGGCCCGGATGGCAATCCGGTTTTCAATCTCTATGGCTATCTTCCACTCGATATCACAATGTATGGAACTGCCCTGGCCAATTTAGCGGCAGAGCAACCCATCTATACCGGAGGCAAGATTGCTGCCGGCAACAGAATGGCAAGCATCGGCGAAAATATGGCAGGGAAGAACAGAATGCTGCAACAGGCCGAACTTATCTACGCCACCGACCAGGCCTATTATCAGTACCTTTCGGTGAAGGAAAAAGTAAAGCTGGCCGAAGATTACAAAAAGCTGCTGGAGGAACTTGCTACAGTGGTGGAAGGCAGCTACGACATAGGCATGGTCAGCCGCAACGAGCTGCTGAAAGTGCAGGTGAAATACAATGAAGCTGCACTGCAGGCACAGAAAGCCAAAACCGGGCTGGCTTTATCGCAAATGGCTTTGTGCCGCATCATAGGCGTAGATTTGAACACACAACTGCAAATTCACGACAGCATCACAAACGTGCGTTTCAATTCGGATTCCCTGATTGATGTGCGTGCCGGCAACCGCCTCGAATATCAGCTAATGCAAAGCCAGGTAGATATGGCTGAGCAAAACATAAAAATGGTTCGTGGCGAATACCTTCCTACGGTGGGCGTTTCGGTGGGCTACAATTATCTGGTGATGGGACTGAAAGACATGGACAATTACGATCAGCATGGCATTAATGCCCTGGCCAGCGTCAACATTCCCATTATTACCTTTGGCGAAAGAAAAGGTAAAATAAAATCGGCCAAAGCGGATTATAACACCAAACAGCTGGAGCTACAGCAAGCCACCAACTATTTGCAGCTCGAAATAGAACAGGCACGACTCAACTATGCCGATGCCTGGGCGCGCGTAGAAATGGCCCATACTGCGCTGGAGCAGGTCAACGAAAATATGCGCATTAGCGACGACAACTATCAGGTGGGTATGGAAACCATTGTAAATGTGCTCGAAGCAAAAGCTGAATGGCAAAATGCTTACAGCAATAAAATTGATGCGCTTACCAATTTTAAAATCCACGAAAGCAACTTTTTGCGGGTATCCAATCGGTTGGTGTGTGATGAGTGA
- a CDS encoding efflux RND transporter permease subunit, giving the protein MYISEYVFKKKNIFYFLLVAIVLGGIYSYQRLGKLEDPEIAVMMANVVTVYPGATAHQVEMEVTNVLENEISALADINKINSRSEANVSIIQVELKMNVPQDEIPQRWEFLRRKLELAMLRLPEGVQKPIVMDDMGDVYGMFYAMVADEGFSYQEMSDYAAFIRKNMLEVKGVRKVTVYGEQLPEIHITLSPDKMSEMGVMPLQIFSALSDYTKVVYAGNLESGTEQLRVKVDGQATTVEDIRNILITAIGGSSFNLGDIANVEMAYNEPLRNTFYYNNQKALAIGLSMESGDNILKVGKRVEEKLAELCGQIPTGITFEKVFFQPEKVNEAITGFMWNLVVSVIIVIVVLMFTMGFRGGVIIGSGLVLTILATFPLLLAADGTLQRISLGAFIVAMGMLVDNAIVVLDGILKERDKGLHGKTAYTKSAKQTAIPLLGATTIAIVAFFPVYLSPDTAGTYIRDLFIVLAISLAVSWVLALTQVPLFSAIFLKNKRNKKGQKSVDTYDKPIYRRLTRILEWGMHHRIFIVLSTFVLFFVAMLMITRVDQTFFPDFKYDQCYVEYTLPRGSTADQVNQDLKEITDYVNTFSEVTMVASSHGMTPMRYMLVRPMMTENADNYGELIINFTDFKTMMKMRPVLAEYIHTNYPEAMSRIRKYNISVLSSHTVEAQFTGPDPAVLKQLSDKAQHYMLQNKNVDKYTVCSDWEPKAKSLTAIYNPLSANKAMITRNDISIAILAATDGLPIAKVYQGETPLQLRLMVREANGKRIENLNDIPVWGTLPNLNGVMNNTTMQKIATGALSPDDMINSAITAVPLSTVTRDVAMDWEEPVVRRVNGKRVIQAQCEPMDGVGPAQVQAELDEAMQSIEVPPGYSFKWVGESELKVDALKGIVSYLPLAAGIIVLVLLLLFNDYRRPIIIILCLPLSFIGIIPGLLLTGQPLSFVAIIGAIGLSGMIIKNAIVLLDEIQLLMKQSPTAYRAVVDATISRVRPVIMASLTTILGMLPLLTDPMYQAMAVTIISGLLVGTLITLVFVPLLYSVFYRVKINS; this is encoded by the coding sequence ATGTATATATCCGAATACGTTTTTAAGAAAAAGAATATTTTTTATTTTCTTTTGGTAGCCATCGTCTTAGGTGGAATTTATTCATATCAAAGACTTGGCAAGCTCGAAGATCCTGAGATTGCGGTGATGATGGCGAATGTGGTAACGGTGTATCCGGGTGCCACGGCGCACCAGGTGGAAATGGAGGTTACCAATGTTTTGGAAAATGAGATTTCGGCGTTGGCCGACATCAACAAAATAAATTCACGCTCCGAGGCCAATGTATCTATAATACAGGTGGAGCTTAAGATGAACGTGCCGCAAGATGAAATTCCACAGCGCTGGGAGTTCCTGCGCCGAAAACTGGAGCTGGCCATGCTTAGGTTGCCCGAGGGCGTGCAAAAACCCATAGTGATGGACGATATGGGCGATGTGTACGGGATGTTTTATGCCATGGTGGCCGACGAGGGTTTTTCTTATCAGGAAATGAGTGATTATGCGGCTTTCATCCGCAAAAACATGCTCGAAGTAAAAGGTGTGCGTAAGGTTACCGTGTATGGCGAACAGTTGCCCGAAATACACATCACCCTCTCACCCGACAAGATGAGTGAGATGGGGGTTATGCCGTTACAGATATTTTCGGCATTAAGCGATTATACCAAAGTGGTGTATGCCGGCAATTTGGAGTCGGGAACAGAGCAATTGCGTGTTAAAGTCGATGGACAAGCCACTACCGTTGAGGATATCCGCAACATCCTGATTACTGCCATTGGCGGCTCTTCATTTAATCTGGGCGATATTGCCAATGTGGAAATGGCTTACAATGAGCCTTTGCGAAATACTTTTTATTATAATAACCAAAAAGCATTGGCCATCGGTCTTTCGATGGAGAGTGGCGATAACATCCTGAAAGTTGGCAAAAGGGTAGAGGAGAAGCTGGCAGAATTGTGCGGGCAAATCCCTACGGGTATTACTTTCGAGAAGGTGTTTTTTCAGCCCGAAAAGGTTAATGAAGCCATCACAGGTTTTATGTGGAACCTCGTTGTTTCTGTTATAATCGTAATTGTGGTACTAATGTTTACCATGGGTTTCCGCGGTGGAGTTATTATAGGCAGTGGTTTGGTGCTAACGATTCTGGCTACCTTTCCGTTGTTGCTTGCTGCCGATGGAACCCTTCAGCGTATTTCGCTGGGAGCTTTTATTGTGGCCATGGGGATGCTTGTGGATAATGCCATTGTGGTTTTAGATGGTATCTTAAAAGAAAGAGATAAAGGCCTCCATGGAAAAACGGCTTATACCAAATCTGCCAAGCAAACGGCCATACCGCTTCTGGGCGCTACCACCATTGCCATAGTTGCATTCTTTCCCGTTTATCTTTCGCCCGACACAGCGGGAACGTATATTCGTGATCTCTTCATTGTTTTGGCTATTTCCCTGGCAGTAAGCTGGGTGCTGGCATTGACCCAGGTTCCTTTGTTTTCTGCCATTTTTTTAAAAAATAAACGCAATAAAAAGGGACAGAAAAGTGTGGATACCTATGATAAACCCATTTACCGCCGTCTGACCCGCATTTTGGAATGGGGCATGCACCACCGGATATTTATTGTGCTCTCCACTTTTGTGCTTTTCTTTGTTGCTATGCTCATGATTACAAGAGTCGATCAGACTTTCTTTCCAGACTTTAAATACGACCAATGTTACGTCGAATACACACTGCCCAGAGGCAGTACGGCCGATCAGGTGAACCAAGATTTAAAAGAAATCACCGATTATGTTAATACTTTCAGTGAAGTGACAATGGTGGCGAGCAGCCATGGAATGACACCCATGCGCTATATGCTGGTGCGCCCTATGATGACTGAGAATGCGGATAATTATGGCGAACTCATCATTAACTTCACCGACTTCAAAACGATGATGAAAATGCGTCCGGTGTTGGCCGAATATATCCACACCAATTATCCCGAAGCAATGAGCCGCATTCGCAAATACAACATATCTGTACTGTCGTCGCACACGGTGGAAGCGCAGTTTACCGGACCTGACCCGGCAGTATTAAAACAGTTGAGCGACAAAGCACAGCACTACATGTTGCAAAATAAAAATGTAGACAAATACACCGTTTGCAGCGATTGGGAGCCCAAAGCAAAATCTCTCACGGCCATATACAATCCGCTGTCTGCCAACAAAGCCATGATCACGCGCAATGATATCAGCATTGCCATACTCGCCGCAACCGACGGTTTGCCGATCGCAAAAGTTTATCAGGGTGAAACGCCCTTGCAGCTGCGACTGATGGTGAGAGAAGCCAATGGAAAAAGAATCGAAAATCTGAACGATATACCGGTGTGGGGGACTTTACCCAATTTAAACGGGGTTATGAATAACACCACCATGCAGAAAATAGCCACTGGCGCACTTAGCCCCGATGATATGATCAACTCAGCAATCACTGCCGTTCCTTTAAGCACAGTTACCCGTGATGTTGCTATGGACTGGGAAGAGCCGGTGGTACGGCGTGTAAATGGGAAAAGAGTAATCCAGGCGCAATGCGAACCGATGGATGGTGTTGGGCCAGCGCAGGTTCAGGCAGAGCTTGATGAGGCTATGCAAAGCATAGAGGTGCCACCAGGCTATAGTTTTAAATGGGTGGGAGAATCGGAATTAAAAGTTGATGCGCTGAAGGGGATCGTCAGCTATCTGCCTCTGGCGGCGGGTATAATCGTGCTGGTGCTGTTGCTTTTGTTCAACGATTACCGCCGTCCGATTATCATTATCCTGTGCCTGCCACTGTCGTTTATTGGTATTATTCCGGGTTTGTTACTCACCGGCCAGCCCCTTTCATTTGTGGCCATTATCGGCGCCATTGGATTATCGGGTATGATCATCAAAAATGCCATTGTGCTGCTCGACGAAATTCAGTTGCTCATGAAGCAAAGCCCCACGGCCTACCGGGCTGTGGTAGATGCTACCATTTCGAGGGTGCGTCCGGTAATCATGGCTTCGCTTACCACCATCCTCGGCATGCTTCCGCTGCTCACCGACCCCATGTATCAGGCCATGGCTGTAACAATTATTTCAGGTCTGCTGGTAGGAACACTCATCACGCTGGTGTTTGTTCCCTTGCTCTATTCTGTTTTTTATCGTGTAAAAATCAACAGTTAG
- a CDS encoding efflux RND transporter periplasmic adaptor subunit, producing the protein MNYTTSKLQSFFHVIGIALILAVLTSCGEHKNANSCDYVKYVKTAWVHQDSLPEQKQFPATVKENQKINLAFRVAGPIRKILVKEGDYVKKGQLIAEMDSRDYEVQKAAAQAQTEQLRSEYARVEQLHQRNSVSDNDYEKMKAGKEMAEANLKNANDQLNDTRLYAPFTGYVSEVMFDDGAMVNHGTPIATLVDVSKLRVELNVPPSMFLKRDAITKIECLQEDIPGKTFAFTMDNYSINANNNGLYTIYLHHEPEANSLLSPGMNVSVNVYYAVPYTSQVSLPASAVFEKDNQNYVWLVENNTIHSRKIVLSKQIRDGHLQVSEGLKAGDQVVIGGLNLLSENDTVEVVAPASKSNVGNLL; encoded by the coding sequence ATGAATTATACAACTTCAAAGCTGCAAAGCTTCTTTCATGTGATTGGTATCGCACTGATTCTGGCAGTGTTAACATCCTGTGGGGAGCACAAAAACGCCAATTCGTGCGATTACGTCAAGTATGTAAAAACGGCCTGGGTGCATCAGGACTCGCTGCCTGAGCAAAAACAGTTTCCGGCGACTGTAAAAGAAAATCAAAAAATTAACCTTGCTTTTCGTGTGGCCGGCCCCATCCGCAAAATTCTTGTTAAGGAAGGGGATTATGTGAAAAAAGGGCAGTTGATTGCTGAAATGGATTCCCGCGATTATGAAGTGCAAAAAGCCGCTGCACAAGCACAGACAGAACAATTGCGCTCGGAGTATGCACGTGTGGAGCAATTGCACCAGCGAAACAGTGTTTCCGACAACGACTACGAAAAAATGAAGGCGGGCAAAGAGATGGCCGAAGCGAACTTAAAAAACGCCAACGACCAGTTGAACGACACCAGGCTGTACGCACCATTTACGGGTTATGTTTCCGAGGTGATGTTCGACGACGGCGCAATGGTAAATCACGGAACACCCATTGCTACGCTGGTCGACGTGAGCAAGCTCCGGGTAGAACTGAATGTGCCGCCCTCCATGTTTTTGAAAAGAGACGCCATTACTAAAATTGAATGTTTGCAGGAAGATATCCCCGGAAAAACCTTTGCATTCACCATGGATAATTACAGCATCAATGCCAACAACAACGGCTTGTATACGATTTACCTGCATCACGAGCCTGAGGCCAATTCGCTGTTATCGCCCGGAATGAATGTATCGGTAAATGTATATTATGCTGTGCCCTATACTTCCCAGGTGAGCCTTCCGGCGAGTGCAGTGTTCGAGAAAGACAACCAAAACTATGTTTGGCTTGTAGAAAACAACACAATTCACAGCAGGAAAATAGTGCTGAGCAAGCAGATCAGGGATGGACATCTGCAGGTGTCCGAAGGTCTTAAAGCGGGCGATCAGGTGGTGATTGGCGGCCTCAACCTTCTGTCGGAAAACGACACGGTGGAGGTGGTGGCTCCCGCGAGCAAATCAAATGTTGGTAATCTGTTGTAA